The Tubulanus polymorphus chromosome 1, tnTubPoly1.2, whole genome shotgun sequence genome contains a region encoding:
- the LOC141912230 gene encoding cysteine-rich PDZ-binding protein-like: MVCEKCQNKLGKVITPDTWKSGARNTTEGGGRKVGENKALTSKKNRFSPYESFAKCRICKTSVHQKGSHYCQACAYKKGICAMCGKKVLETKNYRQSST; this comes from the exons ATGGTCTGCGAAAAAT gTCAGAATAAGCTTGGTAAAGTAATAACACCGGACACGTGGAAATCAGGTGCTAGAAACACAACAG AAGGTGGAGGTCGAAAGGTTGGTGAAAATAAGGCTTTAACTTCGAAGAAGAACAG attttcacCTTACGAATCATTCGCAAAATGCAGAATTTGTAAAACGTCAGTTCATCAGAAAGGATCTCATTACTGTCAGGCATGCGCTTATAAGAAAG GTATCTGCGCTATGTGCGGCAAGAAAGTATTAGAAACAAAAAACTATCGTCAATCAtcaacatga